The following coding sequences lie in one Zonotrichia leucophrys gambelii isolate GWCS_2022_RI chromosome 4A, RI_Zleu_2.0, whole genome shotgun sequence genomic window:
- the STARD8 gene encoding stAR-related lipid transfer protein 8 isoform X1 — MLWYQLSPAVGRGKLSQGPAPAALHQTHPWGSIHGTEAEAKEACDWLRAAGFPQYAQLYEESLFPLDISAVKKDHSFLDQDSLKSLCRRLMTLNTCASMKLDVHFQCKQNEDSEEEVDFAISTRWSYQRDSKRWSRVGSADAVSQGSGALSCTMHPVSSRESVLTDLSTNPEATSLHSTGSVGSVGGTLGTAAVPSQPLSPLRATATTSSCSQSEGSAPEQPSGQGETSKEKLKKRRSRSFLKRIESLRRKDKEKASPDGRVAPHSSATLPPGWGSLTGDGDLAATRTNSSKRGTPAPFHSKKHFFSVSYRTNRLLGSGGTKGSSDPKRGGIYLEDYDTDTAPAPSGAWAAAECQRRARHGDCLVYIPCDHKPGTFPKSLSIESLCPLAGGSLTHWGAGSAAVGLGGGGSSSSVEGSSSPRGFARRRRGSCSSLGSRVSVYDNVPDFGSSEDFCKDGEVDFKNLDDILQQMGMLQKKVELWCKAVSPGLDGEEGGDEEEDEEESDSGGEPSNLHFEEQSMSDVGTSASDFDSTGNSLNEAEEIETRERRDSGVGASLTRPCRKLRWHSFQNSHRPSLNSASLEINRQSSAQLNLLQKCSLLRLTAIMEKYSVPHKQAWTWTVPKFMKRSKVPDYRDKMVFGVPPIVNVQRTGQPLPQSIQQAMRYLRSQCLDQVGIFRKSGVKSRIQALRHMNETSPEHVDYSGQSAYDVADLLKQYFRDLPEPIFTSKLTDTFLQIYQFVSKEQRLQAVQAAIILMPDENREVLQTLLYFLSDIASAEENQMTAGNLAVCLAPSIFHLNVSKKESTSPRAIHKRGTMGKPDQKDLNENMAATQGLSHMIIDCKKLFQVSHDILLQLSSSYMAADAYPHPLADLVCQGESKDLHSYFEQSVQNLLKESSEKFKGWLSTPGPLNTELSCKKVGDGNPLRLWKVCTDVEAPPATVLHRVLRERHLWDEDLLQSRVVEALDKDMEVYHYVTDSMAPHPRRDCMVLRRWRTDLPRGACLLSSLSVEHDKVPVEGGVKAIVLTSQYLIEPGAMGRSRVTHICRADLRGRSPEWYNKVFGHLCAMELVRIRDSFPALSPVGPETKI; from the exons atgctctggtaccagctgagccctgctgtgggcaggggtaAGCTCAGCCaaggccctgctcctgctgccctccaccaaacccatccctggggcagcaTTCATGGCACAG AAGCTGAAGCCAAGGAAGCGTGTGACTGGCTGCGGGCAGCGGGGTTCCCCCAGTATGCCCAGCTGTACGAAG AGTCATTATTCCCTCTTGACATCAGTGCTGTGAAGAAGGACCACAGCTTCCTGGACCAGGATTCCCTCAAATCCCTGTGCAG GAGGCTGATGACCCTGAACACCTGTGCCTCCATGAAGCTGGATGTTCACTTTCAGTGTAAACAG AATGAAGACTCTGAGGAGGAAGTCGACTTTGCCATCAGCACCCGGTGGTCCTACCAGAGGGACAGCAAAAGGTGGTCACGGGTGGGGTCCGCCGATGCCGTGTCCCAGGGCTCGGGGGCCCTGAGCTGCACCATGCACCCGGTGTCCAGCCGCGAGAGCGTCCTCACAGACCTCAGCACCAACCCCGAGGCCACGTCCCTGCACAGCACGGGCAGTGTGGGCAGCGTGGGTGGCACGCTGGGCACTGCAGCCgtgccatcccagcccctgtccccgcTCCgtgccactgccaccacctccagctgcagccagagtgAGGGTTCTGCCCCGGAGCAGCCCTCGGGCCAGGGAGAGACCTCCAAAGAGAAGCTGAAGAAACGACGGTCTCGAAGCTTCCTGAAGCGGATCGAGTCCCTGcggaggaaggacaaggagaaagCCAGCCCAGACGGGAGGGTGGCCCCGCACAGCAGCGCCACTCTCCCGCCAGGATGGGGTTCTCTGACGGGTGATGGGGACCTTGCAGCCACCAGGACCAACTCCTCTAAAAGAGGGACCCCTGCCCCTTTCCACAGCAAAAAACACTTCTTCTCGGTATCATACAGGACTAACCGCCTGCTCGGCTCCGGGGGCACCAAGGGCAGCTCTGACCCCAAACGCGGTGGAATTTATTTGGAGGATTatgacacagacacagcccctgcccccagcggtgcctgggctgctgccgAGTGCCAGCGCCGGGCTCGCCATGGCGATTGCCTGGTCTACATCCCCTGTGACCACAAGCCCGGCacttttcccaaatccctgtccaTCGAGAGCCTGTGTCCCCTGGCCGGCGGCTCCCTGACGCACTGGGGCGCCGGGAGCGCGGCCGTGGGGCTGGGCgggggcggcagcagcagcagcgtggaGGGCTCGTCCTCCCCGAGGGGCTTCGCCCGCCGGCGCCgcggctcctgcagctccctgggcagccgCGTCAGCGTCTACGACAACGTGCCGGACTTCGGCAGCAGCGAGGATTTCTGCAAGGACGGGGAGGTCGACTTCAAGAACCTCGACGACATCCTGCAGCAGATGGGGATGCTGCAGAAGAAGGTGGAGCTCTGGTGTAAAGCTGTCTCCCCTGGCCTGGATGGAGAAGAAGGGGGCGAcgaagaggaggatgaggaggagtcGGACTCGGGAGGGGAACCCTCCAACCTGCATTTCGAAGAACAGTCCATGTCGGATGTTGGCACGTCTGCCAGTGACTTTGATAGCACTGGAAACTCCCTCAACGAGGCGGAAGAGATCGAGACGCGGGAGCGCCGGGATTCGGGGGTAGGAGCATCCCTCACGAGACCCTGCAG AAAGCTGCGTTGGCACAGCTTCCAGAACTCGCACCGGCCCAGCCTGAACTCGGCCTCGCTGGAGATCAACCGGCAGTCCTCAGCCCAGCTCAACCTGCTCCAGAAGTGCTCCCTGCTCCGGCTCACGGCCATCATGGAGAAGTACTCCGTGCCCCACAAGCAGGCCTGGACGTG GACTGTCCCCAAGTTCATGAAGCGCAGTAAAGTCCCTGACTACAGGGACAagatggtttttggggtgccacCCATCGTCAACGTGCAGCGGacggggcagcccctgccccagagcaTCCAGCAGGCCATGCGCTACCTGCGCAGCCAGTGCCTGGACCAg gttGGCATTTTCCGCAAGTCTGGGGTGAAGTCCCGGATCCAGGCGCTCCGGCACATGAACGAGACCAGCCCTGAGCACGTGGACTACTCGGGGCAGTCGGCATACGACGTGGCCGACCTGCTGAAGCAATACTTCCGCGACCTGCCCGAGCCCATCTTCACCAGCAAGCTCACCGACACCTTCCTGCAGATCTACCAGT TTGTGTCCAAGGAGCAGCGGCTGCAGGCGGTGCAGGCCGCCATCATCCTCATGCCAGACGAGAacagggaggtgctgcagaCCCTGCTCTACTTCCTGAGTGACATTGCCTCAGCTGAGGAGAACCAGATGACAGCTGGGAACCTGGCTGTGTGCCTGGCCCCCTCCATCTTCCACCTCAACGTGTCCAAGAAGGAAAGCACATCACCCAG GGCCATACACAAGAGGGGCACCATGGGGAAGCCGGACCAGAAGGACCTCAATGAGAACATGGCTGCCACGCAGGGGCTCTCCCACATGATCATCGACTGCAAGAAACTCTTCCAG GTCTCCCATGACAtcttgctgcagctgagcagctcctaTATGGCTGCAGATGCTTATCCCCATCCCCTGGCTGACTTGGTGTGCCAGGGAGAGAGCAAGGATTTACACTCCTACTTTGAGCAGAGTGTCCAGAACCTGCTCAAAGAGTCATCAGAGAAGTTCAAGGGATGGCTGAGCACACCGGGGCCCCTGAACACGGAGCTGTCCTGCAAAAAG GTTGGGGATGGGAACCCTCTGCGCCTGTGGAAGGTCTGCACGGATGTCGAGGCCCCTCCTGCCACGGTGCTGCACCGAGTGCTGCGGGAGCGTCACCTGTGGGACGAGgacctgctgcagagcagggtggtGGAGGCTCTGGACAAGGACATGGAGGTGTACCACTACGTGACAGACAGCATGGCCCCGCACCCGCGCAGGGACTGCATGGTGCTCCG GCGCTGGCGCACGGACCTGCCGCGGGGAGcctgcctgctcagctccctctcGGTGGAGCACGACAAGGTGCCGGTGGAGGGAGGCGTCAAGGCCATCGTGCTGACGTCCCAGTACCTCATCGAGCCCGGCGCCATGGGCCGCTCCCGGGTCACCCACATCTGCAGGGCTGACCTCAG ggGTCGGTCTCCCGAGTGGTATAACAAGGTCTTTGGCCACCTCTGTGCCATGGAGCTGGTGAGGATCCGAgactccttcccagccctgagtcCCGTCGGCCCCGAGACAAAGATCTGA
- the STARD8 gene encoding stAR-related lipid transfer protein 8 isoform X3 encodes MNKAGINSSCHEAEAKEACDWLRAAGFPQYAQLYEESLFPLDISAVKKDHSFLDQDSLKSLCRRLMTLNTCASMKLDVHFQCKQNEDSEEEVDFAISTRWSYQRDSKRWSRVGSADAVSQGSGALSCTMHPVSSRESVLTDLSTNPEATSLHSTGSVGSVGGTLGTAAVPSQPLSPLRATATTSSCSQSEGSAPEQPSGQGETSKEKLKKRRSRSFLKRIESLRRKDKEKASPDGRVAPHSSATLPPGWGSLTGDGDLAATRTNSSKRGTPAPFHSKKHFFSVSYRTNRLLGSGGTKGSSDPKRGGIYLEDYDTDTAPAPSGAWAAAECQRRARHGDCLVYIPCDHKPGTFPKSLSIESLCPLAGGSLTHWGAGSAAVGLGGGGSSSSVEGSSSPRGFARRRRGSCSSLGSRVSVYDNVPDFGSSEDFCKDGEVDFKNLDDILQQMGMLQKKVELWCKAVSPGLDGEEGGDEEEDEEESDSGGEPSNLHFEEQSMSDVGTSASDFDSTGNSLNEAEEIETRERRDSGVGASLTRPCRKLRWHSFQNSHRPSLNSASLEINRQSSAQLNLLQKCSLLRLTAIMEKYSVPHKQAWTWTVPKFMKRSKVPDYRDKMVFGVPPIVNVQRTGQPLPQSIQQAMRYLRSQCLDQVGIFRKSGVKSRIQALRHMNETSPEHVDYSGQSAYDVADLLKQYFRDLPEPIFTSKLTDTFLQIYQFVSKEQRLQAVQAAIILMPDENREVLQTLLYFLSDIASAEENQMTAGNLAVCLAPSIFHLNVSKKESTSPRAIHKRGTMGKPDQKDLNENMAATQGLSHMIIDCKKLFQVSHDILLQLSSSYMAADAYPHPLADLVCQGESKDLHSYFEQSVQNLLKESSEKFKGWLSTPGPLNTELSCKKVGDGNPLRLWKVCTDVEAPPATVLHRVLRERHLWDEDLLQSRVVEALDKDMEVYHYVTDSMAPHPRRDCMVLRRWRTDLPRGACLLSSLSVEHDKVPVEGGVKAIVLTSQYLIEPGAMGRSRVTHICRADLRGRSPEWYNKVFGHLCAMELVRIRDSFPALSPVGPETKI; translated from the exons AAGCTGAAGCCAAGGAAGCGTGTGACTGGCTGCGGGCAGCGGGGTTCCCCCAGTATGCCCAGCTGTACGAAG AGTCATTATTCCCTCTTGACATCAGTGCTGTGAAGAAGGACCACAGCTTCCTGGACCAGGATTCCCTCAAATCCCTGTGCAG GAGGCTGATGACCCTGAACACCTGTGCCTCCATGAAGCTGGATGTTCACTTTCAGTGTAAACAG AATGAAGACTCTGAGGAGGAAGTCGACTTTGCCATCAGCACCCGGTGGTCCTACCAGAGGGACAGCAAAAGGTGGTCACGGGTGGGGTCCGCCGATGCCGTGTCCCAGGGCTCGGGGGCCCTGAGCTGCACCATGCACCCGGTGTCCAGCCGCGAGAGCGTCCTCACAGACCTCAGCACCAACCCCGAGGCCACGTCCCTGCACAGCACGGGCAGTGTGGGCAGCGTGGGTGGCACGCTGGGCACTGCAGCCgtgccatcccagcccctgtccccgcTCCgtgccactgccaccacctccagctgcagccagagtgAGGGTTCTGCCCCGGAGCAGCCCTCGGGCCAGGGAGAGACCTCCAAAGAGAAGCTGAAGAAACGACGGTCTCGAAGCTTCCTGAAGCGGATCGAGTCCCTGcggaggaaggacaaggagaaagCCAGCCCAGACGGGAGGGTGGCCCCGCACAGCAGCGCCACTCTCCCGCCAGGATGGGGTTCTCTGACGGGTGATGGGGACCTTGCAGCCACCAGGACCAACTCCTCTAAAAGAGGGACCCCTGCCCCTTTCCACAGCAAAAAACACTTCTTCTCGGTATCATACAGGACTAACCGCCTGCTCGGCTCCGGGGGCACCAAGGGCAGCTCTGACCCCAAACGCGGTGGAATTTATTTGGAGGATTatgacacagacacagcccctgcccccagcggtgcctgggctgctgccgAGTGCCAGCGCCGGGCTCGCCATGGCGATTGCCTGGTCTACATCCCCTGTGACCACAAGCCCGGCacttttcccaaatccctgtccaTCGAGAGCCTGTGTCCCCTGGCCGGCGGCTCCCTGACGCACTGGGGCGCCGGGAGCGCGGCCGTGGGGCTGGGCgggggcggcagcagcagcagcgtggaGGGCTCGTCCTCCCCGAGGGGCTTCGCCCGCCGGCGCCgcggctcctgcagctccctgggcagccgCGTCAGCGTCTACGACAACGTGCCGGACTTCGGCAGCAGCGAGGATTTCTGCAAGGACGGGGAGGTCGACTTCAAGAACCTCGACGACATCCTGCAGCAGATGGGGATGCTGCAGAAGAAGGTGGAGCTCTGGTGTAAAGCTGTCTCCCCTGGCCTGGATGGAGAAGAAGGGGGCGAcgaagaggaggatgaggaggagtcGGACTCGGGAGGGGAACCCTCCAACCTGCATTTCGAAGAACAGTCCATGTCGGATGTTGGCACGTCTGCCAGTGACTTTGATAGCACTGGAAACTCCCTCAACGAGGCGGAAGAGATCGAGACGCGGGAGCGCCGGGATTCGGGGGTAGGAGCATCCCTCACGAGACCCTGCAG AAAGCTGCGTTGGCACAGCTTCCAGAACTCGCACCGGCCCAGCCTGAACTCGGCCTCGCTGGAGATCAACCGGCAGTCCTCAGCCCAGCTCAACCTGCTCCAGAAGTGCTCCCTGCTCCGGCTCACGGCCATCATGGAGAAGTACTCCGTGCCCCACAAGCAGGCCTGGACGTG GACTGTCCCCAAGTTCATGAAGCGCAGTAAAGTCCCTGACTACAGGGACAagatggtttttggggtgccacCCATCGTCAACGTGCAGCGGacggggcagcccctgccccagagcaTCCAGCAGGCCATGCGCTACCTGCGCAGCCAGTGCCTGGACCAg gttGGCATTTTCCGCAAGTCTGGGGTGAAGTCCCGGATCCAGGCGCTCCGGCACATGAACGAGACCAGCCCTGAGCACGTGGACTACTCGGGGCAGTCGGCATACGACGTGGCCGACCTGCTGAAGCAATACTTCCGCGACCTGCCCGAGCCCATCTTCACCAGCAAGCTCACCGACACCTTCCTGCAGATCTACCAGT TTGTGTCCAAGGAGCAGCGGCTGCAGGCGGTGCAGGCCGCCATCATCCTCATGCCAGACGAGAacagggaggtgctgcagaCCCTGCTCTACTTCCTGAGTGACATTGCCTCAGCTGAGGAGAACCAGATGACAGCTGGGAACCTGGCTGTGTGCCTGGCCCCCTCCATCTTCCACCTCAACGTGTCCAAGAAGGAAAGCACATCACCCAG GGCCATACACAAGAGGGGCACCATGGGGAAGCCGGACCAGAAGGACCTCAATGAGAACATGGCTGCCACGCAGGGGCTCTCCCACATGATCATCGACTGCAAGAAACTCTTCCAG GTCTCCCATGACAtcttgctgcagctgagcagctcctaTATGGCTGCAGATGCTTATCCCCATCCCCTGGCTGACTTGGTGTGCCAGGGAGAGAGCAAGGATTTACACTCCTACTTTGAGCAGAGTGTCCAGAACCTGCTCAAAGAGTCATCAGAGAAGTTCAAGGGATGGCTGAGCACACCGGGGCCCCTGAACACGGAGCTGTCCTGCAAAAAG GTTGGGGATGGGAACCCTCTGCGCCTGTGGAAGGTCTGCACGGATGTCGAGGCCCCTCCTGCCACGGTGCTGCACCGAGTGCTGCGGGAGCGTCACCTGTGGGACGAGgacctgctgcagagcagggtggtGGAGGCTCTGGACAAGGACATGGAGGTGTACCACTACGTGACAGACAGCATGGCCCCGCACCCGCGCAGGGACTGCATGGTGCTCCG GCGCTGGCGCACGGACCTGCCGCGGGGAGcctgcctgctcagctccctctcGGTGGAGCACGACAAGGTGCCGGTGGAGGGAGGCGTCAAGGCCATCGTGCTGACGTCCCAGTACCTCATCGAGCCCGGCGCCATGGGCCGCTCCCGGGTCACCCACATCTGCAGGGCTGACCTCAG ggGTCGGTCTCCCGAGTGGTATAACAAGGTCTTTGGCCACCTCTGTGCCATGGAGCTGGTGAGGATCCGAgactccttcccagccctgagtcCCGTCGGCCCCGAGACAAAGATCTGA
- the STARD8 gene encoding stAR-related lipid transfer protein 8 isoform X2: MPLLDFFWACFKRAKKFTLLEDKKDAEAEAKEACDWLRAAGFPQYAQLYEESLFPLDISAVKKDHSFLDQDSLKSLCRRLMTLNTCASMKLDVHFQCKQNEDSEEEVDFAISTRWSYQRDSKRWSRVGSADAVSQGSGALSCTMHPVSSRESVLTDLSTNPEATSLHSTGSVGSVGGTLGTAAVPSQPLSPLRATATTSSCSQSEGSAPEQPSGQGETSKEKLKKRRSRSFLKRIESLRRKDKEKASPDGRVAPHSSATLPPGWGSLTGDGDLAATRTNSSKRGTPAPFHSKKHFFSVSYRTNRLLGSGGTKGSSDPKRGGIYLEDYDTDTAPAPSGAWAAAECQRRARHGDCLVYIPCDHKPGTFPKSLSIESLCPLAGGSLTHWGAGSAAVGLGGGGSSSSVEGSSSPRGFARRRRGSCSSLGSRVSVYDNVPDFGSSEDFCKDGEVDFKNLDDILQQMGMLQKKVELWCKAVSPGLDGEEGGDEEEDEEESDSGGEPSNLHFEEQSMSDVGTSASDFDSTGNSLNEAEEIETRERRDSGVGASLTRPCRKLRWHSFQNSHRPSLNSASLEINRQSSAQLNLLQKCSLLRLTAIMEKYSVPHKQAWTWTVPKFMKRSKVPDYRDKMVFGVPPIVNVQRTGQPLPQSIQQAMRYLRSQCLDQVGIFRKSGVKSRIQALRHMNETSPEHVDYSGQSAYDVADLLKQYFRDLPEPIFTSKLTDTFLQIYQFVSKEQRLQAVQAAIILMPDENREVLQTLLYFLSDIASAEENQMTAGNLAVCLAPSIFHLNVSKKESTSPRAIHKRGTMGKPDQKDLNENMAATQGLSHMIIDCKKLFQVSHDILLQLSSSYMAADAYPHPLADLVCQGESKDLHSYFEQSVQNLLKESSEKFKGWLSTPGPLNTELSCKKVGDGNPLRLWKVCTDVEAPPATVLHRVLRERHLWDEDLLQSRVVEALDKDMEVYHYVTDSMAPHPRRDCMVLRRWRTDLPRGACLLSSLSVEHDKVPVEGGVKAIVLTSQYLIEPGAMGRSRVTHICRADLRGRSPEWYNKVFGHLCAMELVRIRDSFPALSPVGPETKI, encoded by the exons AAGCTGAAGCCAAGGAAGCGTGTGACTGGCTGCGGGCAGCGGGGTTCCCCCAGTATGCCCAGCTGTACGAAG AGTCATTATTCCCTCTTGACATCAGTGCTGTGAAGAAGGACCACAGCTTCCTGGACCAGGATTCCCTCAAATCCCTGTGCAG GAGGCTGATGACCCTGAACACCTGTGCCTCCATGAAGCTGGATGTTCACTTTCAGTGTAAACAG AATGAAGACTCTGAGGAGGAAGTCGACTTTGCCATCAGCACCCGGTGGTCCTACCAGAGGGACAGCAAAAGGTGGTCACGGGTGGGGTCCGCCGATGCCGTGTCCCAGGGCTCGGGGGCCCTGAGCTGCACCATGCACCCGGTGTCCAGCCGCGAGAGCGTCCTCACAGACCTCAGCACCAACCCCGAGGCCACGTCCCTGCACAGCACGGGCAGTGTGGGCAGCGTGGGTGGCACGCTGGGCACTGCAGCCgtgccatcccagcccctgtccccgcTCCgtgccactgccaccacctccagctgcagccagagtgAGGGTTCTGCCCCGGAGCAGCCCTCGGGCCAGGGAGAGACCTCCAAAGAGAAGCTGAAGAAACGACGGTCTCGAAGCTTCCTGAAGCGGATCGAGTCCCTGcggaggaaggacaaggagaaagCCAGCCCAGACGGGAGGGTGGCCCCGCACAGCAGCGCCACTCTCCCGCCAGGATGGGGTTCTCTGACGGGTGATGGGGACCTTGCAGCCACCAGGACCAACTCCTCTAAAAGAGGGACCCCTGCCCCTTTCCACAGCAAAAAACACTTCTTCTCGGTATCATACAGGACTAACCGCCTGCTCGGCTCCGGGGGCACCAAGGGCAGCTCTGACCCCAAACGCGGTGGAATTTATTTGGAGGATTatgacacagacacagcccctgcccccagcggtgcctgggctgctgccgAGTGCCAGCGCCGGGCTCGCCATGGCGATTGCCTGGTCTACATCCCCTGTGACCACAAGCCCGGCacttttcccaaatccctgtccaTCGAGAGCCTGTGTCCCCTGGCCGGCGGCTCCCTGACGCACTGGGGCGCCGGGAGCGCGGCCGTGGGGCTGGGCgggggcggcagcagcagcagcgtggaGGGCTCGTCCTCCCCGAGGGGCTTCGCCCGCCGGCGCCgcggctcctgcagctccctgggcagccgCGTCAGCGTCTACGACAACGTGCCGGACTTCGGCAGCAGCGAGGATTTCTGCAAGGACGGGGAGGTCGACTTCAAGAACCTCGACGACATCCTGCAGCAGATGGGGATGCTGCAGAAGAAGGTGGAGCTCTGGTGTAAAGCTGTCTCCCCTGGCCTGGATGGAGAAGAAGGGGGCGAcgaagaggaggatgaggaggagtcGGACTCGGGAGGGGAACCCTCCAACCTGCATTTCGAAGAACAGTCCATGTCGGATGTTGGCACGTCTGCCAGTGACTTTGATAGCACTGGAAACTCCCTCAACGAGGCGGAAGAGATCGAGACGCGGGAGCGCCGGGATTCGGGGGTAGGAGCATCCCTCACGAGACCCTGCAG AAAGCTGCGTTGGCACAGCTTCCAGAACTCGCACCGGCCCAGCCTGAACTCGGCCTCGCTGGAGATCAACCGGCAGTCCTCAGCCCAGCTCAACCTGCTCCAGAAGTGCTCCCTGCTCCGGCTCACGGCCATCATGGAGAAGTACTCCGTGCCCCACAAGCAGGCCTGGACGTG GACTGTCCCCAAGTTCATGAAGCGCAGTAAAGTCCCTGACTACAGGGACAagatggtttttggggtgccacCCATCGTCAACGTGCAGCGGacggggcagcccctgccccagagcaTCCAGCAGGCCATGCGCTACCTGCGCAGCCAGTGCCTGGACCAg gttGGCATTTTCCGCAAGTCTGGGGTGAAGTCCCGGATCCAGGCGCTCCGGCACATGAACGAGACCAGCCCTGAGCACGTGGACTACTCGGGGCAGTCGGCATACGACGTGGCCGACCTGCTGAAGCAATACTTCCGCGACCTGCCCGAGCCCATCTTCACCAGCAAGCTCACCGACACCTTCCTGCAGATCTACCAGT TTGTGTCCAAGGAGCAGCGGCTGCAGGCGGTGCAGGCCGCCATCATCCTCATGCCAGACGAGAacagggaggtgctgcagaCCCTGCTCTACTTCCTGAGTGACATTGCCTCAGCTGAGGAGAACCAGATGACAGCTGGGAACCTGGCTGTGTGCCTGGCCCCCTCCATCTTCCACCTCAACGTGTCCAAGAAGGAAAGCACATCACCCAG GGCCATACACAAGAGGGGCACCATGGGGAAGCCGGACCAGAAGGACCTCAATGAGAACATGGCTGCCACGCAGGGGCTCTCCCACATGATCATCGACTGCAAGAAACTCTTCCAG GTCTCCCATGACAtcttgctgcagctgagcagctcctaTATGGCTGCAGATGCTTATCCCCATCCCCTGGCTGACTTGGTGTGCCAGGGAGAGAGCAAGGATTTACACTCCTACTTTGAGCAGAGTGTCCAGAACCTGCTCAAAGAGTCATCAGAGAAGTTCAAGGGATGGCTGAGCACACCGGGGCCCCTGAACACGGAGCTGTCCTGCAAAAAG GTTGGGGATGGGAACCCTCTGCGCCTGTGGAAGGTCTGCACGGATGTCGAGGCCCCTCCTGCCACGGTGCTGCACCGAGTGCTGCGGGAGCGTCACCTGTGGGACGAGgacctgctgcagagcagggtggtGGAGGCTCTGGACAAGGACATGGAGGTGTACCACTACGTGACAGACAGCATGGCCCCGCACCCGCGCAGGGACTGCATGGTGCTCCG GCGCTGGCGCACGGACCTGCCGCGGGGAGcctgcctgctcagctccctctcGGTGGAGCACGACAAGGTGCCGGTGGAGGGAGGCGTCAAGGCCATCGTGCTGACGTCCCAGTACCTCATCGAGCCCGGCGCCATGGGCCGCTCCCGGGTCACCCACATCTGCAGGGCTGACCTCAG ggGTCGGTCTCCCGAGTGGTATAACAAGGTCTTTGGCCACCTCTGTGCCATGGAGCTGGTGAGGATCCGAgactccttcccagccctgagtcCCGTCGGCCCCGAGACAAAGATCTGA